aattgagtaaggacaggaccttcaagttgctcgttttcactgcacaaccaacaaaataatgagttactcaaattgatccaaactttacatatagctttatcacttcacttacaactcataatgtgttgatatcccatgatagacattatcctgttggtgatgactcccacatggaccaccatgatccaacacaccaaaactaggcatattTCAACTGggcgttggttcataacttgtaaaattcatatctggtcggtaccccctgtggaatatatgagtgttaatacaaattcaatacatcaaaaataaacatcgtaacacaaagaaaaattaaagtttaccactcggcttgtggattatgtaaactaaGGGAGAAATGATTTcatcgctcctcattcgcccgtggagataagttaagatcaggccaaactctttcactcagaacctgttcggctaaaactgctccaaaataaccacctgatgactgagggatatccctactttgcgcaacctcattattgcgaacgtcttcagccttgacgtacatttccaacatttttatcacaagaaattccctgtattcatccggagtcctcaaaaaatctctcagagttacatcgtcttcgatgttaaactcagcataccAAGCAGCCCCTTGCGGAGTGATAGAATacagatatcttccggttactttaatattcactgaacgtttgctcacactcatttttttttacataacaacaatACCAGTGTATCGTACTCCactgtaagtggcaacttaacatgacactgtggagataaactatagcttactgagttattcgccaTCACAACCTCACTTCTCCCCCCTCCCCTCCTCCAATATAATAAAACTCTAATTCTTctctcttcagacattatgacaaaatacaaaataacttaacgaagaaatatttcagaagatttgagaatatttatggatggatttttacaaaatccttaacctctttaaataaggcaaaaacCAGTCCGGGGTATAATTATTTGAGGTATAGCGCCTTAAATGGGCGCTATACCCGGTTGAATTATTATTATGTCAGTTAAGCCCAGAAAAATCATTAGTGAGCCACataatatatatagcgcggtaaGTTAGGGCGTTATATATATAGCGCCTTAAAAAATGGCGCTATACTCAACTGGGCAAACGGCCGTTAAGGTATAATGCCTTataaaagggcgttatatatatTATTGTCACCAGTTTTTTTTTTCACACATTTTGGTTATTTGaatccaaaagaaccacattttggttccggactcgaCAACTACTGCAAACGTGTCAAAACCTCAGCAATCCTGCATCTCACGAGTCTCCACGCTTAGAGTTACATTATGTTCGTGGCATCACTTGACTCTCCATCCAACTCCAATATAAACCCTTACAAATTCGACTTCTTCTCTCATCTTGTAACAACAACAGCAACCAAATTATGCTACTAAGACAATCTTATCTAATTATCAGagagaagaaaggaagaaaatgcAGACAGCAAAGGACGGAGCAGCCTCAGCAAAGGCTGGTATGGAGAAGCCCAAAGCCACTGTTCAAGAAAAGGTTCCCTAtactttctttattttgattctGCCATTATTCAGGTTCATTTATTAGTTATAGTAAAAGAATTCCAGTATTTTTGACacaacataatataatatatatacatatataaaaaacaattattgaaatatTCACTATTCATTTCAATTTATGCTTCTAGTTTTTTCTGGTCTATTAAGAAAAATATGGCTGCACTTTCTTTTTCAGGGAATTTTTAAATTTCAATATTCCTGTTTTAGACATGACATGATATTTCTTGGATCATGTGTTTAaaatgtatttttccttttttggtaTGTTATATATACACACGACATCACACTTTTTGTGTCTTTATGTATGTTAATATTGAACTTGGGGCCTAGCTATAGTTTGTGACTATtcaaattaaaacacataatatGAAGTAGCTATACGGAGTATTAAGTTTTCAACTTAAAGAACGCTTTAAAAGTAGAATTATtgaatttaagtttttttttggtttttcaccTGGTGTTCGGTACCCCATAATGTGGCCTGATTAAATCCGGGAAGTCCCACGTTAGGGTAAATGGGTAAAGCCAAAGGCGACTTCATACCCAGAGTCTCGAACCCGATCCCGATCCTTCTGGTTAAGGATGAAGAAGTACTTATCACTCCACGAGTGAACTTAAGTTTTGAATCATATCTAATGTAGAAACTTTTTGTTTCTTAAAAATGAGCAGGCGGAGAGGATGACAACTAGGGATCCACTGAAGAAAGAAATGGCGACGGACAAGAAAGAGGACAAGAAAGCAGCAGCAGAGCTGGAAAAGAGAGAGGCCAAAGAACACACTGCAGCTGCAGGACATGGAGTTCAACATCCCCATGTTGGTGGAGGAACTGGAACTGGCTCTACCTTTTAGAAAAATGAAGCTCTGGGTTTTCCCCCAACTTTCATTAATGTATTTggctttttttgttttgtgtattGTCAGAGGAGTTACGATCCCACTTGTATGTGGATGTTGGTGTTGGCTTTTATGATCGATGACACCAAATTATATAAATAAAGTAAACCTTCCTGTGTCATCGTCTATATTTTGTCTCTTAATTCCTTCCTTCTGACTTTTGCCCTCTCCTCCTACAAATCTACGAGATGGGGTTAACCGTAAGAATTTACGTGCATCTGTGTAACACAGACACAcgtgtgtgtgtatatgtgtctgtatatacatatattagGTGTGCACA
This DNA window, taken from Nicotiana tabacum cultivar K326 chromosome 15, ASM71507v2, whole genome shotgun sequence, encodes the following:
- the LOC142169464 gene encoding protein LE25-like, translating into MQTAKDGAASAKAGMEKPKATVQEKAERMTTRDPLKKEMATDKKEDKKAAAELEKREAKEHTAAAGHGVQHPHVGGGTGTGSTF